From Zingiber officinale cultivar Zhangliang chromosome 5B, Zo_v1.1, whole genome shotgun sequence, the proteins below share one genomic window:
- the LOC121985904 gene encoding aquaporin SIP1-2-like, whose product MNAVKAAVGDALITFVWMFCISALGVATFVIKAAFQIHGEAFSLLVTSSLVFVIVFVFNAIADALGGASFNPTGNAAFYAAGFGDDSLISMAIRFPAQAAGAIGGLLALYEVMPPEYKNMLVGPYLKVDLHTGAIAEGVLTFVISVAVLCIVFKGPRSALVKTLMITICTLGVIIAGNGYTGPSMNPANAFGWAYVNNRHNTWEQFYVYWIFPFIGAIAAGWLFRIVFPPRSPVKAKKA is encoded by the exons ATGAACGCGGTAAAGGCCGCCGTCGGGGACGCCCTTATAACGTTCGTCTGGATGTTTTGCATCTCCGCCCTGGGCGTCGCCACCTTCGTCATCAAGGCCGCGTTCCAGATCCACGGCGAGGCTTTCTCCCTACTCGTCACCAGCTCCCTCGTATTCGTCATTGTTTTCGTCTTCAATGCCATTGCCGACGCCTTGGGCGGCGCCAGCTTTAACCCCACCGGCAACGCCGCGTTCTACGCGGCGGGATTCGGAGACGACTCCCTCATCTCCATGGCCATCCGCTTCCCTGCCCAA GCAGCCGGGGCGATCGGTGGGCTCTTGGCCCTCTATGAGGTAATGCCGCCGGAGTACAAGAACATGCTAGTCGGGCCTTATTTGAAGGTGGATTTGCATACGGGGGCCATCGCCGAGGGTGTCCTTACATTCGTCATCTCTGTGGCCGTGCTTTGTATCGTCTTCAAGGGGCCTCGGAGCGCATTAGTGAAGACATTGATGATCACCATCTGCACCCTTGGGGTCATTATTGCCGGCAACGGTTACACTGGGCCGTCCATGAATCCTGCAAAT GCATTTGGCTGGGCTTATGTCAACAATCGCCATAATACGTGGGAACAATTCTATGTCTACTGGATCTTCCCTTTCATTGGTGCTATTGCTGCAGGTTGGTTATTCAGAATCGTCTTCCCCCCTCGCTCACCAGTGAAGGCTAAAAAGGCATGA